The following DNA comes from Flavisolibacter ginsenosidimutans.
AACATCGGCATCGAGCTTACCGAAAGCCTCGCAATGGACCCGCCGGCATCGGTTTGCGGCTGGTACATTGCGCATCCGCAAAGCCACTATTTTGGTTTGGGAAAAATTGGTAAAGACCAGTTGCAGGATTATGCCGAACGCAAAGGCATGAGTCTGGAAGAAGCGGAGAGATGGTTAAGGCCGGCACTGGAATAATTGATTTATAATTTGCATTACGAACGAAAGAATCAAATAAAAAAGCGGCTATCGAAGGCCGCTTTTTTCTTATCGTGTTTTTATCACTTTTGTTTTCGTCCAGGTGTCGTGCCACAAGCCGCTGCCAAACCAAATGCTCAAAGCCTCGAACGGAACCAGGCGGCACAGGCTGCGCAACAAGGCATCTTTGAAGGTCAGTTCCTCGCCGTCTTCGCGAATGGCGCGGGTGCCTGTAATGAATTTACCAAGCGTATGTCCCCTAAACGCTTTCTCGCAAATGGTGTAGTAAACAAGATGATTGATGAGGGCAACGATATAAGTCGTCAACAGTAAATACTCTTGTGAAAACAAGGTATAAGCCGCGTTGGGCGAAACCGACAGCAAAAACGTTGCAAGCAAATAGCTGGTGGCGTAACTGATGGCAAACCGCATCAGCAGAATGTCAACCAGGTAATTCAAAAACCGCTGGCCCGTGGTGGCTTCGTCGTATTCAACAAATTCACCTTCGGTGAAAAGATCGTGTTGCTCGTCAGCAGAAGGAAAGGTTTCGGTATTGTTCATTTTATTTTTTTAGTAAAATAAACGGCCGGAACCAGATTACAAAATCGCTCTTCTTTCCAATTCATCGCGCAATTGTGCGGAGCTCGTAAACCGGATGGTTTCCAGGCCGAAGTCTTTCGCGGCTTCCGCGTTGCGCAGGTTGTCGTCAATGAACAGCGCTTCTTCTTTTTTAATGTCGAAACGGTCGAGCAACAACTGAAAAAATTCCGGGAAAGGTTTGCGCATCTTTTCTTCACCGCTTACCAGTCGTCCGTCGAACCAATGGAGAAATTCATACAGCGCCAATGCTTTCGGAAAGGTCTCGGCGCTCCAGTTGGTGAGTGCGTACATTTTGTAATGGCCGCTTTCTTTCAGTTCTCTAAAAATCTCTACCGTTTCTTCAATCGGACCGCCCAGCATTTCTTCCCATCTGCCATAGTAAGCTTCAATGTGTTCTTTCCATTCAGGATGTTTTGCAATCAACACTTCATTGGCTTCTTTGATGGTGCGGCCCGCATCTTGTTCTTCGTTCCATTCGTGCGTGCAGATGTTTTCAAAAAAGTGCTTGCGTTTTTCTTCCTCGGGAATGAGTGTATCAAAAACATAGGCGGGGTTCCAGTCGATGAGCACACCGCCCAAATCGAAAATGATGGTTGTAACGTTCATGGATTGTTGTGTAATTAAAGAAGGTTTAATGCTTGTAATTCCTGCCGCAATTCTTCGGGACTTTTAAAATGAATGCCGCGAATGCCAAGGCTTTCCGCAGTCTCGACATTCTGTTCCGAGTCATCAATAAACACCGCTTGTTGCGGAGAAAGATTAAAGCGTTGCAGGGTCAATTGATAAATAGCAGCATCAGGCTTTTTTAGCTTTACCTCGCCGCTGATAATCCTGTCGTCAAACCATTGAAGAAAAGGAAAGTCATCAACCGTGTCATTAAAGAGTTCCGCGTTCCAGTTGGAAAGCACATAAAGTTTATAGCCTTTTTCCTTTAGTTCTTTTAAAATTTCAACGCTTCCTTCGATGGGTCCGGCAAACATTTCTTTCCAGCGGGCATAAAAGGCACGAATGGGATGCGCCCAGTCGGGATGTTCTTTTACCAACAGTTCCGTTGCTTCCTGCGGCGACCGGCCGGCATCCTGCTCCGAATGCCAATCCATCGTAGCGATGTTGTTCAGGAAATGGTCGCGTTCTTTTTTATCGGAGAAAATTTTATCGTAAAGAATGGTTGGGCTCCAGCGAACGAGTACGTTGCCCAAATCAAAAATGACGGTATCAATCTTCATGGTTCAAAATTTCTTTTGCGGCGTTTACTTCTTTGTCTTTTTTATGGCTGTACCGAAATTTAAAATACAGCATGATGAGCGAACAAATCAGTACAAGGCTGTTGGTGTAAATGATGGGAACATCCCGAAGAATGATGCCATAAATAAGCCACATAACAACCGACACGGTGGCGAAGGTGAACATGAGAAGAGAAATGTCATCAGCCGATTTAGTTTTCCAGGTTTTGATGACCTGCGGCAAAAACGTAACGGCCGAGATGCTGCCTGCGGCCATGCCGAGGAGTTGGATTGCGGTCATAGTCGGCGAAGGTAACCCCAAACCCCTAAAGGCGCTTACCGTGACGTGCCAGAGTCATTGCTATGGGGTGGAGACAATGTGTTGTAAACGACCATGAACCTCTTTAGGGGCAGGGTTCACCCTTTTTCCAACAGCCACCATCTTCGTCTGCGGGGCACAACTTTGTAATTGGTTTGAATGTATTTTAAAATATGGTCCATGGCTTCGTCTATGCTGTCGGTGTACATCACCAGGTCCATGTCTTCTTTGGAGATGGTGCCCCTTGCGGCCATGTCCTGCATCGCTTCCCACAATTCTTTATAATAAACTTTTCCAAACAACACCAACGGAAAGGCCGTCAGTGTTTTGGTTTGAACAAGCGTAAGCGTTTCAAAAAATTCGTCCATGGTGCCAAAGCCGCCGGGCAGAATGATGAAAGCGTAGGAATATTTTATGAGCAGTGTCTTGCGCACAAAAAAATGTTCAAACGTAATGGACGTGTCCACGTATTTGTTGCCCACCTGTTCAAAGGGCAATTGAATGTTGCAGCCTACTGACCGGCCGCCGCTTTCAAAAGCGCCGCGGTTGGCAGCTTCCATAATTCCGGGGCCGCCGCCCGTCATGGTGGTAAAGCCAGAGGCGGCAATGCGTTTGCCAAACTCCACCGCTTGTTTGTAATATTCGTTGTCTTCTTTAAACCTTGCCGAACCAAATACCGTAATGCAGGGTCCCACAAAATGCAGGGTGCGAAAGGCCTTGACAAACTGCGTAAACACTTTCCAGGCAAAGCCCAATTCAAAGCTGCGGCTCTTGGGGCCTTCAAGGTAAACGGGTTCTTTGGGCGGGATGATGGGTTTGGGGGGCATGAGATAAAAGTAAGGAGGAGTCAGGAGGTAGAATGTAGGAGTTAGGAGTTAGGAGATAGAATGGTTAGATGCAATGGCTTTGGAATAAGCATTCAAGAGCCTTCCGACTTCGTTTGTAAGTTCGATTAACCTAGCATCGGTTTCATATCCAAGATCCTTTGAAAGAATAATATAATACCGACATTCTTCAAGAGAAGAATGGGCGATGTTTAGAAAGTTCAATTTGTTCTTATAATCTTTCTTCTTGTAGCCTTCGGCAATGTTTGCAGCAATTGAAACTGCAGCTCGACGGAACTGCGATGTAAGTCCATAAACTTCGCGACGTGGAAAATTTTCGGTCATCCTATAAACCAGCAGCACAAATTCATGCGCCTTCTGCCAAACAAGCAAGTCTTCAAAAGTTTTCGTTTTCTCCATCTTTGAAGATAACCATTCTATCTCCTACATTCTACCTCCTGCCTCCTTATCTTCACTCCCATGAAAATCATTTCCTACAACGTCAACGGCATTCGGGCTGCCATGAAAAAAGGTTTTGT
Coding sequences within:
- a CDS encoding HAD family hydrolase → MKIDTVIFDLGNVLVRWSPTILYDKIFSDKKERDHFLNNIATMDWHSEQDAGRSPQEATELLVKEHPDWAHPIRAFYARWKEMFAGPIEGSVEILKELKEKGYKLYVLSNWNAELFNDTVDDFPFLQWFDDRIISGEVKLKKPDAAIYQLTLQRFNLSPQQAVFIDDSEQNVETAESLGIRGIHFKSPEELRQELQALNLL
- a CDS encoding RDD family protein, which produces MNNTETFPSADEQHDLFTEGEFVEYDEATTGQRFLNYLVDILLMRFAISYATSYLLATFLLSVSPNAAYTLFSQEYLLLTTYIVALINHLVYYTICEKAFRGHTLGKFITGTRAIREDGEELTFKDALLRSLCRLVPFEALSIWFGSGLWHDTWTKTKVIKTR
- a CDS encoding HAD family hydrolase, which translates into the protein MNVTTIIFDLGGVLIDWNPAYVFDTLIPEEEKRKHFFENICTHEWNEEQDAGRTIKEANEVLIAKHPEWKEHIEAYYGRWEEMLGGPIEETVEIFRELKESGHYKMYALTNWSAETFPKALALYEFLHWFDGRLVSGEEKMRKPFPEFFQLLLDRFDIKKEEALFIDDNLRNAEAAKDFGLETIRFTSSAQLRDELERRAIL
- a CDS encoding SemiSWEET family sugar transporter is translated as MTAIQLLGMAAGSISAVTFLPQVIKTWKTKSADDISLLMFTFATVSVVMWLIYGIILRDVPIIYTNSLVLICSLIMLYFKFRYSHKKDKEVNAAKEILNHED
- a CDS encoding four helix bundle protein: MEKTKTFEDLLVWQKAHEFVLLVYRMTENFPRREVYGLTSQFRRAAVSIAANIAEGYKKKDYKNKLNFLNIAHSSLEECRYYIILSKDLGYETDARLIELTNEVGRLLNAYSKAIASNHSIS
- a CDS encoding LOG family protein, producing the protein MPPKPIIPPKEPVYLEGPKSRSFELGFAWKVFTQFVKAFRTLHFVGPCITVFGSARFKEDNEYYKQAVEFGKRIAASGFTTMTGGGPGIMEAANRGAFESGGRSVGCNIQLPFEQVGNKYVDTSITFEHFFVRKTLLIKYSYAFIILPGGFGTMDEFFETLTLVQTKTLTAFPLVLFGKVYYKELWEAMQDMAARGTISKEDMDLVMYTDSIDEAMDHILKYIQTNYKVVPRRRRWWLLEKG